Proteins encoded by one window of Microbacterium testaceum:
- a CDS encoding ABC transporter permease: MSRVLRLGAARVAFEVRSYFRQGDSVFFTFLFPVMILLIFAVAFDAQTFGPPGDEVDAAQFYLPAMLAAGVLLSGLQNMSIDIAMERSDGTLKRLGGTPLSPVSYFIGKLGQVLVTGFLQSALLIVVAAVFFGVPLPTDPERWLTFAWVFLLGVTTCAILGIGLSALPRTGRSATGVVIPIVLLLQFISGVYINFAALPEWLQNVASVFPLKWLAQGFRSVFLPESFAAGEPSGSWDHPLILLVTGLWLVLGLALVRLTFRWIRKDA, translated from the coding sequence GTGAGCCGCGTGCTGCGGCTGGGTGCCGCCCGTGTCGCGTTCGAGGTGCGCTCGTACTTCCGCCAGGGCGACTCGGTGTTCTTCACGTTCCTGTTCCCCGTGATGATCCTGCTGATCTTCGCCGTCGCCTTCGACGCGCAGACCTTCGGCCCGCCCGGAGACGAGGTGGATGCCGCGCAGTTCTACCTCCCCGCGATGCTCGCCGCGGGCGTGCTGCTGTCGGGCCTGCAGAACATGTCGATCGACATCGCGATGGAGCGCAGCGACGGCACGCTCAAACGCCTCGGCGGAACCCCGCTGAGTCCGGTGTCGTACTTCATCGGCAAGCTCGGGCAGGTGCTGGTGACCGGATTCCTGCAGTCGGCGCTGCTCATCGTGGTGGCCGCGGTGTTCTTCGGCGTGCCGCTGCCGACCGACCCGGAGCGCTGGCTGACCTTCGCGTGGGTGTTCCTCCTGGGCGTCACCACCTGCGCGATCCTCGGGATCGGCCTGTCGGCGCTGCCCCGCACCGGCCGGAGCGCCACGGGCGTCGTCATTCCGATCGTGCTGCTGCTGCAGTTCATCTCGGGCGTCTACATCAACTTCGCCGCCCTCCCCGAGTGGCTGCAGAACGTCGCGAGCGTCTTCCCGCTGAAGTGGCTCGCGCAGGGCTTCCGCTCTGTTTTCCTGCCCGAGAGCTTCGCGGCCGGCGAGCCGTCGGGCTCGTGGGACCACCCGCTGATCCTGCTGGTGACGGGGCTGTGGCTGGTGCTGGGACTCGCGCTCGTGCGGCTGACGTTCCGGTGGATTCGGAAGGACGCGTGA
- a CDS encoding ABC transporter ATP-binding protein, with product MSENVVEVQDLRKTYRGGLEALRGVSFDIRRGETFALLGPNGAGKSTVIEILEGYRDRTSGEVRVLGIDPHRGGLDWKARLGIVLQNTGEAPTASVRELLAHFASFYPRPRDVDEVIASVGLSEKAKVSVRKLSGGQRRRVDVALGIVGRPDLLFLDEPTTGFDPEVRRHFWYLIRDLQREGTTILLTTHYLDEAAELAERAAIIVGGEVASVGRIDELGGPDARVPLVRWREGGETREQRTQDPGAVVAQLYARVGEPERLEVVRPSLEDVYLSFLGDEARRTAAAGGTA from the coding sequence ATGAGCGAGAACGTCGTCGAGGTTCAGGACCTGCGCAAGACCTATCGAGGGGGCCTCGAGGCACTGCGCGGGGTGTCGTTCGACATCCGCCGGGGCGAGACGTTCGCGCTGCTCGGTCCCAACGGCGCGGGCAAGAGCACGGTCATCGAGATCCTCGAGGGCTACCGCGACCGCACGAGCGGCGAGGTGCGCGTGCTCGGCATCGACCCGCACCGCGGCGGCCTCGACTGGAAGGCGCGACTCGGCATCGTGCTGCAGAACACCGGCGAAGCGCCCACGGCGAGCGTGCGGGAGCTGCTGGCGCACTTCGCCTCGTTCTACCCGCGCCCGCGCGACGTCGACGAGGTCATCGCCTCGGTCGGGCTGAGCGAGAAGGCCAAGGTCTCGGTGCGCAAGCTGTCGGGCGGGCAGCGTCGTCGCGTCGACGTGGCGCTCGGGATCGTCGGTCGACCCGACCTGCTGTTCCTCGATGAGCCGACGACCGGCTTCGACCCCGAGGTCAGACGGCACTTCTGGTACCTCATCCGCGACCTGCAGCGCGAGGGCACGACGATCCTGCTGACCACCCACTACCTCGACGAGGCAGCTGAACTCGCGGAACGCGCGGCGATCATCGTCGGCGGAGAAGTGGCATCCGTCGGTCGTATCGACGAACTCGGCGGACCGGATGCCCGTGTGCCTCTCGTGCGGTGGCGCGAGGGCGGTGAGACCCGCGAGCAGCGCACGCAGGATCCCGGAGCGGTGGTCGCCCAGCTCTACGCCCGTGTCGGCGAACCCGAGCGGCTCGAGGTCGTGCGCCCGAGCCTCGAAGACGTGTACCTCTCGTTCCTTGGCGACGAAGCGCGCCGCACGGCCGCGGCGGGAGGCACCGCGTGA
- a CDS encoding sensor histidine kinase, with product MSQFTATPVAASDAADVGLPTTRGWIVAFLAAGILGAGIAVASAVVAGIPWASAVAALTLLGAYTVFILLVLPRLLRREAGTMGALDVVTMVVTVLAVALLTSLVPWLAMLQFWVFPLLWTLAASTRIAVGACFVSAASIFAALLPWTGGGSWAVMAFVQGASFVSAVVLGLWISGISRYGSERDALVTELTAAQSELASLHHDAGAMAERERLTAEMHDTIAQSLAGTVMLAQRARRELVEGALSPSTLELVEEAARAALAETRELVAGGAPASVGAGGLTEALRTVVARAVRETGLDVELVTSVVPPLDREAEVALLRCAQEGLSNARRHSGARRVEVTLAERHGVVEVTVRDDGVGFDATASAHGYGIEGLRARLGALGGSLEVDGTPGAATVRAGVPVRAGRS from the coding sequence ATGTCGCAATTCACCGCCACCCCGGTCGCCGCCTCGGACGCGGCGGATGTCGGACTCCCCACGACGCGAGGGTGGATCGTCGCCTTCCTCGCGGCGGGAATCCTGGGTGCGGGCATCGCTGTGGCATCCGCGGTCGTCGCCGGCATCCCGTGGGCCTCGGCTGTCGCTGCGCTGACGCTTCTCGGGGCCTACACCGTGTTCATCCTGCTCGTGCTGCCCCGTCTGCTGCGGCGCGAGGCGGGGACGATGGGCGCGCTCGACGTGGTCACCATGGTGGTCACGGTGCTCGCGGTCGCGCTGTTGACCTCCCTCGTGCCGTGGCTCGCGATGCTGCAGTTCTGGGTCTTCCCGCTGCTGTGGACGCTGGCCGCGTCGACCCGCATCGCGGTGGGCGCGTGCTTCGTCTCGGCCGCGTCGATCTTCGCCGCGCTGCTGCCCTGGACCGGTGGAGGATCGTGGGCGGTCATGGCCTTCGTACAGGGCGCGTCGTTCGTCTCCGCCGTCGTGCTGGGGCTCTGGATCAGCGGGATCTCGCGGTACGGCTCCGAACGCGACGCTCTCGTCACCGAGCTGACGGCAGCGCAGAGCGAACTCGCCTCTCTGCATCACGACGCCGGCGCGATGGCCGAGCGCGAGCGCCTCACCGCCGAGATGCACGACACGATCGCGCAGAGCCTCGCGGGGACGGTCATGCTCGCACAGCGCGCCCGGCGCGAGTTGGTCGAGGGAGCTCTGTCGCCGTCTACCCTCGAGCTCGTCGAGGAGGCCGCACGGGCAGCACTCGCCGAGACCCGAGAGCTGGTCGCCGGGGGAGCCCCCGCCTCGGTCGGGGCCGGCGGACTGACTGAAGCGTTGCGCACGGTGGTCGCGCGGGCCGTCCGCGAAACGGGTCTCGACGTCGAGCTCGTGACCTCGGTCGTACCGCCGCTCGATCGCGAGGCCGAGGTGGCGCTCCTGCGGTGCGCGCAGGAGGGCCTCTCGAACGCGAGACGGCACTCCGGCGCCCGTCGCGTCGAGGTGACTCTCGCCGAGCGGCACGGCGTCGTGGAGGTCACCGTGCGCGACGACGGCGTCGGTTTCGACGCCACCGCCAGCGCGCACGGCTACGGCATCGAGGGGCTGCGTGCACGCCTGGGCGCCCT